From Camelus dromedarius isolate mCamDro1 chromosome 12, mCamDro1.pat, whole genome shotgun sequence, the proteins below share one genomic window:
- the MARK2 gene encoding serine/threonine-protein kinase MARK2 isoform X7, with translation MSSARTPLPTLNERDTEQPTLGHLDSKPSSKSNMLRGRNSATSADEQPHIGNYRLLKTIGKGNFAKVKLARHILTGKEVAVKIIDKTQLNSSSLQKLFREVRIMKVLNHPNIVKLFEVIETEKTLYLVMEYASGGEVFDYLVAHGRMKEKEARAKFRQIVSAVQYCHQKFIVHRDLKAENLLLDADMNIKIADFGFSNEFTFGNKLDTFCGSPPYAAPELFQGKKYDGPEVDVWSLGVILYTLVSGSLPFDGQNLKELRERVLRGKYRIPFYMSTDCENLLKKFLILNPSKRGTLEQIMKDRWMNVGHEDDELKPYVEPLPDYKDPRRTELMVSMGYTREEIQDSLVGQRYNEVMATYLLLGYKSSELEGDTITLKPRPSTDLTNSSAPSPSHKVQRSVSANPKQRRFSDQAAGPAIPTSNSYSKKTQSNNAENKRPEEDRESGRKASSTAKVPASPLPGLERKKTTPTPSTNSVLSTSTNRSRNSPLLERASLGQASIQNGKDSTAPQRVPVASPSAHNISSSGGAPDRTNFPRGVSSRSTFHAGQLRQVRDQQNLPYGVTPASPSGNSQGRRGASGSIFSKFTSKFVRRNLSFRFARRNLNEPESKDRVETLRPHVVGSGGNDKEKEEFREAKPRSLRFTWSMKTTSSMEPNEMMREIRKVLDANSCQSELHEKYMLLCMHGTPGHENFVQWEMEVCKLPRLSLNGVRFKRISGTSMAFKNIASKIANELKL, from the exons CCCACCCTGGGACACCTCGACTCCAAGCCCAGCAGTAAGTCCAACATGCTGCGGGGCCGCAACTCAGCCACCTCTGCTGATGAGCAGCCCCATATCGGCAACTATCGACTCCTCAAGACCATTGGCAAGGGTAACTTCGCCAAGGTGAAGCTGGCTCGGCACATCCTGACTGGGAAAGAG GTAGCTGTGAAGATTATTGACAAGACTCAACTGAattcctccagcctccagaaa CTATTCCGTGAAGTAAGAATAATGAAGGTTTTGAATCATCCCAACATAG TTAAGTTATTTGAAGTGATCGAGACCGAAAAAACTCTCTACCTTGTCATGGAGTACGCTAGTGGAG GAGAGGTGTTTGATTACCTAGTGGCTCATGGcaggatgaaagaaaaagaggCTCGAGCCAAATTCCGCCAG atAGTGTCTGCTGTGCAGTACTGTCACCAGAAGTTTATTGTTCATAGAGACTTAAAG GCAGAAAACCTGCTCTTGGATGCTGATATGAACATCAAGATTGCAGATTTTGGCTTCAGCAACGAATTCACCTTTGGGAACAAGCTGGATACCTTCTGTGGCAGTCCCCCTTATGCTGCCCCGGAGCTCTTCCAGGGCAAAAAATACGATGGACCCGAGGTGGATGTGTGGAGTCTGGGAGTTATCCTCTATACACTGGTCAGCGGATCCCTGCCTTTTGATGGACAGAACCTCAAG GAGCTGCGGGAGCGGGTACTGAGGGGAAAATACCGTATTCCGTTCTACATGTCCACAGACTGTGAAAACCTGCTTAAGAAATTTCTCATTCTCAATCCCAGTAAGAGAGGCACTTTAGAG CAAATCATGAAAGATCGATGGATGAATGTGGGTCACGAAGATGATGAACTAAAGCCTTATGTGGAGCCACTTCCTGACTACAAGGACCCCCGGCGAACAG AGTTGATGGTGTCCATGGGTTACACGCGGGAAGAGATCCAGGACTCACTGGTGGGCCAGAGGTACAACGAGGTGATGGCCACCTATCTACTCCTGGGCTACAAGAGCTCTGAG CTGGAGGGCGACACCATCACCTTGAAGCCCCGGCCTTCCACTGATCTGACCAATAGCAgtgccccttccccctcccacaaGGTACAGCGCAGTGTCTCAGCCAACCCCAAGCAGCGGCGCTTTAGTGACCAGG CAGCTGGTCCTGCCATTCCCACTTCTAATTCCTACTCTAAGAAGACTCAGAGTAACAACGCAGAGAATAAGAGGCCAGAGGAGGACCGGGAGTCAGGGAGGAAGGCCAGCAGCACCGCCAAAGTGCCTGCCAGCCCCCTGCCGGGCCTGGAGAGGAAGaagaccacccccaccccatccacg AACAGCGTCCTCTCCACCAGCACAAATCGAAGCAGGAATTCCCCACTTTTGGAGAGGGCCAGCCTTGGCCAGGCCTCCATCCAGAACGGCAAAGACAG CACAGCCCCCCAGCGTGTCCCTGTCGCCTCCCCCTCTGCCCACAACATCAGCAGCAGTGGTGGAGCCCCAGACCGAACTAATTTCCCCCGGGGCGTGTCCAGTCGAAGCACCTTCCACGCTGGGCAGCTCCGGCAGGTGCGGGACCAGCAGAATTTGCCCTACGGTGtaaccccagcctctccctctggCAACAGCCAGGGCCGACGGGGGGCCTCGGGGAGCATCTTCAGCAAATTCACCTCCAAGTTTGTACGCAG aaatCTGTCTTTCAGGTTTGCCAGAAG gaacctgaaTGAACCTGAAAGCAAAGACCGAGTGGAGACGCTCAG ACCTCACGTGGTGGGCAGTGGTGGCAATGACAAAGAGAAGGAGGAGTTTCGGGAGGCCAAGCCCCGCTCACTACGCTTCACGTGGAGTATGAAGACCACGAGCTCCATGGAACCCAATGAGATGATGCGGGAGATCCGCAAGGTGCTGGACGCAAACAGCTGCCAGAGTGAGCTGCACGAGAAGTACATGCTGCTGTGCATGCACGGCACGCCGGGCCACGAGAACTTCGTGCAGTGGGAGATGGAGGTGTGCAAACTGCCGCGGCTGTCCCTCAATGGTGTTCGGTTTAAGCGGATATCTGGCACCTCCATGGCCTTCAAAAACATTGCCTCCAAAATAGCCAACGAGCTTAAGCTTTAA
- the MARK2 gene encoding serine/threonine-protein kinase MARK2 isoform X10, protein MSSARTPLPTLNERDTEQPTLGHLDSKPSSKSNMLRGRNSATSADEQPHIGNYRLLKTIGKGNFAKVKLARHILTGKEVAVKIIDKTQLNSSSLQKLFREVRIMKVLNHPNIVKLFEVIETEKTLYLVMEYASGGEVFDYLVAHGRMKEKEARAKFRQIVSAVQYCHQKFIVHRDLKAENLLLDADMNIKIADFGFSNEFTFGNKLDTFCGSPPYAAPELFQGKKYDGPEVDVWSLGVILYTLVSGSLPFDGQNLKELRERVLRGKYRIPFYMSTDCENLLKKFLILNPSKRGTLEQIMKDRWMNVGHEDDELKPYVEPLPDYKDPRRTELMVSMGYTREEIQDSLVGQRYNEVMATYLLLGYKSSELEGDTITLKPRPSTDLTNSSAPSPSHKVQRSVSANPKQRRFSDQAGPAIPTSNSYSKKTQSNNAENKRPEEDRESGRKASSTAKVPASPLPGLERKKTTPTPSTNSVLSTSTNRSRNSPLLERASLGQASIQNGKDSTAPQRVPVASPSAHNISSSGGAPDRTNFPRGVSSRSTFHAGQLRQVRDQQNLPYGVTPASPSGNSQGRRGASGSIFSKFTSKFVRRPHVVGSGGNDKEKEEFREAKPRSLRFTWSMKTTSSMEPNEMMREIRKVLDANSCQSELHEKYMLLCMHGTPGHENFVQWEMEVCKLPRLSLNGVRFKRISGTSMAFKNIASKIANELKL, encoded by the exons CCCACCCTGGGACACCTCGACTCCAAGCCCAGCAGTAAGTCCAACATGCTGCGGGGCCGCAACTCAGCCACCTCTGCTGATGAGCAGCCCCATATCGGCAACTATCGACTCCTCAAGACCATTGGCAAGGGTAACTTCGCCAAGGTGAAGCTGGCTCGGCACATCCTGACTGGGAAAGAG GTAGCTGTGAAGATTATTGACAAGACTCAACTGAattcctccagcctccagaaa CTATTCCGTGAAGTAAGAATAATGAAGGTTTTGAATCATCCCAACATAG TTAAGTTATTTGAAGTGATCGAGACCGAAAAAACTCTCTACCTTGTCATGGAGTACGCTAGTGGAG GAGAGGTGTTTGATTACCTAGTGGCTCATGGcaggatgaaagaaaaagaggCTCGAGCCAAATTCCGCCAG atAGTGTCTGCTGTGCAGTACTGTCACCAGAAGTTTATTGTTCATAGAGACTTAAAG GCAGAAAACCTGCTCTTGGATGCTGATATGAACATCAAGATTGCAGATTTTGGCTTCAGCAACGAATTCACCTTTGGGAACAAGCTGGATACCTTCTGTGGCAGTCCCCCTTATGCTGCCCCGGAGCTCTTCCAGGGCAAAAAATACGATGGACCCGAGGTGGATGTGTGGAGTCTGGGAGTTATCCTCTATACACTGGTCAGCGGATCCCTGCCTTTTGATGGACAGAACCTCAAG GAGCTGCGGGAGCGGGTACTGAGGGGAAAATACCGTATTCCGTTCTACATGTCCACAGACTGTGAAAACCTGCTTAAGAAATTTCTCATTCTCAATCCCAGTAAGAGAGGCACTTTAGAG CAAATCATGAAAGATCGATGGATGAATGTGGGTCACGAAGATGATGAACTAAAGCCTTATGTGGAGCCACTTCCTGACTACAAGGACCCCCGGCGAACAG AGTTGATGGTGTCCATGGGTTACACGCGGGAAGAGATCCAGGACTCACTGGTGGGCCAGAGGTACAACGAGGTGATGGCCACCTATCTACTCCTGGGCTACAAGAGCTCTGAG CTGGAGGGCGACACCATCACCTTGAAGCCCCGGCCTTCCACTGATCTGACCAATAGCAgtgccccttccccctcccacaaGGTACAGCGCAGTGTCTCAGCCAACCCCAAGCAGCGGCGCTTTAGTGACCAGG CTGGTCCTGCCATTCCCACTTCTAATTCCTACTCTAAGAAGACTCAGAGTAACAACGCAGAGAATAAGAGGCCAGAGGAGGACCGGGAGTCAGGGAGGAAGGCCAGCAGCACCGCCAAAGTGCCTGCCAGCCCCCTGCCGGGCCTGGAGAGGAAGaagaccacccccaccccatccacg AACAGCGTCCTCTCCACCAGCACAAATCGAAGCAGGAATTCCCCACTTTTGGAGAGGGCCAGCCTTGGCCAGGCCTCCATCCAGAACGGCAAAGACAG CACAGCCCCCCAGCGTGTCCCTGTCGCCTCCCCCTCTGCCCACAACATCAGCAGCAGTGGTGGAGCCCCAGACCGAACTAATTTCCCCCGGGGCGTGTCCAGTCGAAGCACCTTCCACGCTGGGCAGCTCCGGCAGGTGCGGGACCAGCAGAATTTGCCCTACGGTGtaaccccagcctctccctctggCAACAGCCAGGGCCGACGGGGGGCCTCGGGGAGCATCTTCAGCAAATTCACCTCCAAGTTTGTACGCAG ACCTCACGTGGTGGGCAGTGGTGGCAATGACAAAGAGAAGGAGGAGTTTCGGGAGGCCAAGCCCCGCTCACTACGCTTCACGTGGAGTATGAAGACCACGAGCTCCATGGAACCCAATGAGATGATGCGGGAGATCCGCAAGGTGCTGGACGCAAACAGCTGCCAGAGTGAGCTGCACGAGAAGTACATGCTGCTGTGCATGCACGGCACGCCGGGCCACGAGAACTTCGTGCAGTGGGAGATGGAGGTGTGCAAACTGCCGCGGCTGTCCCTCAATGGTGTTCGGTTTAAGCGGATATCTGGCACCTCCATGGCCTTCAAAAACATTGCCTCCAAAATAGCCAACGAGCTTAAGCTTTAA